The Candidatus Schneideria nysicola genome contains a region encoding:
- the fldA gene encoding flavodoxin FldA, protein MIKAGIFFGSDTGNTENVAYLIEQNSRNDFSIFDIAKSNKADLEKYNNLILGIPTWYYGEVQCDWDDFIPSLKKIDFYNKKVAIFGCGDQEDYAEYFCDAMGIIHNIVVSQGATVIGYWSNQGYHFELSKGLLNEKYFVGLAIDQDRQPELTIPRIKNWVNQIHDEFLINTKKV, encoded by the coding sequence ATGATTAAAGCTGGTATTTTTTTCGGTAGTGACACTGGTAATACTGAAAATGTTGCTTATTTAATTGAACAGAATTCAAGAAATGATTTTTCTATTTTTGATATTGCTAAAAGCAATAAGGCTGATTTAGAAAAATACAATAATCTAATTTTAGGAATTCCTACTTGGTATTATGGTGAAGTACAATGTGATTGGGATGATTTTATACCCAGTTTAAAAAAAATAGATTTTTATAACAAAAAAGTAGCAATTTTTGGTTGTGGTGATCAAGAAGATTATGCAGAATATTTCTGTGATGCAATGGGTATAATACATAATATTGTTGTATCGCAAGGGGCTACTGTAATAGGTTATTGGTCAAATCAGGGATATCATTTTGAATTATCAAAAGGCTTACTTAATGAGAAGTACTTTGTTGGTTTAGCTATTGATCAAGATCGTCAACCGGAATTAACAATACCACGTATTAAAAATTGGGTGAATCAAATTCATGATGAGTTTCTTATCAATACAAAAAAAGTATAA
- a CDS encoding DedA family protein → MSIINSLLYSYNEENLFHSNLVWSIYIIIFVILILENGIIPASFLPGDSLLIFVGLLVSKGVLNLPITLFLLTTAAGIGSWISYLQGQWLRKNRNMKKWLIYLPNQSYQKTYNIFYRYGLSALFFVRFIVFARTLLPILVGFYGLSNIQFQLFNWISAFFWVLVLVLLGFFIGENPFFQIYEKNFLLFLLIVSAIFIIIGITSFILIYIRKIKEKKNN, encoded by the coding sequence ATGTCTATTATAAATTCATTACTATATTCTTATAATGAGGAAAATTTGTTTCATTCCAATTTGGTTTGGAGTATTTATATAATAATATTTGTTATTCTTATTCTTGAAAATGGGATTATTCCTGCTTCTTTTTTACCAGGAGATAGTTTATTAATTTTTGTTGGTTTACTTGTATCAAAGGGAGTACTAAATTTACCTATTACCTTGTTTTTACTCACCACTGCAGCAGGCATTGGTAGTTGGATAAGTTATTTACAAGGTCAATGGTTAAGAAAAAACAGAAACATGAAAAAATGGTTAATTTATTTACCAAACCAATCTTATCAAAAAACTTATAATATATTTTATCGATATGGATTATCTGCATTATTTTTTGTTCGTTTTATTGTGTTTGCAAGAACATTATTACCTATTTTGGTTGGATTCTATGGATTAAGTAATATACAATTTCAATTATTTAATTGGATTAGTGCATTTTTTTGGGTATTAGTTTTAGTTTTATTGGGATTTTTTATTGGTGAAAATCCTTTTTTTCAAATATATGAAAAAAATTTTTTACTATTCCTACTAATAGTATCAGCTATATTTATTATTATAGGAATAACAAGTTTTATATTAATATATATACGTAAAATAAAGGAGAAAAAAAATAATTAA